A stretch of the uncultured Desulfobacter sp. genome encodes the following:
- a CDS encoding MltA domain-containing protein, whose product MNRLVQRPVLFYLLLILLLAGPLGCRNQKKVEPLRVNPLVKVSKSDLPEFSDALFLQDLRRSIDQSLVYYKRVPATRTYVYGPDVYTASHMILSLETFKHFIATRPSAKKLNRFIRETYTVYKSVGGVNKDVLFTGYFEPTYPGSRTPGPEFPWPVYTMPDDLFQVDLSEFSQAYQGHKRLMARVDPKSRRVKPYYTRKQINRQSDFEQKAPPVVWLANRIDRFFLEIQGSGRVALPHGEIMRLHYAGVNGRKYSAVGKYLIDQNEVPKEKMSMQAIRKWLTTHPDRMDEVLFTNESFVFFKEGEGGPFGCINVAVTPVRSIATDTKLFPKGGLAFIQTALPAAVGQPKEAWPRASLFVLNQDTGGAIKGPGRVDLFCGAGDWADYTAGHMVARGQLYFLVLTQQN is encoded by the coding sequence ATGAATAGACTTGTACAAAGACCTGTCCTGTTTTATCTGTTGCTGATACTCTTGCTTGCCGGACCCTTGGGGTGCCGGAATCAGAAAAAAGTTGAACCTCTCCGGGTAAATCCGTTGGTCAAAGTGTCCAAGTCAGACCTCCCTGAATTTTCGGACGCATTGTTCCTACAGGACCTTAGGAGGTCCATTGACCAGAGTCTTGTTTATTATAAACGGGTGCCGGCAACCCGGACCTATGTATATGGCCCGGACGTCTACACGGCCTCCCATATGATCTTATCCCTTGAGACGTTTAAGCATTTTATTGCAACCAGGCCGTCGGCTAAAAAATTGAACCGGTTTATCCGGGAAACCTATACGGTGTACAAAAGTGTGGGCGGCGTCAATAAAGATGTGCTTTTTACCGGTTATTTTGAACCCACTTATCCGGGCAGCCGGACCCCGGGCCCTGAATTTCCCTGGCCGGTCTACACCATGCCGGATGATCTGTTCCAGGTTGATCTGTCTGAGTTCTCCCAAGCATATCAAGGGCACAAGCGGCTCATGGCCCGGGTTGATCCAAAATCCCGCAGGGTTAAACCCTATTACACCCGCAAGCAGATCAACCGGCAATCAGATTTTGAACAAAAAGCCCCGCCCGTGGTTTGGCTGGCCAACCGTATTGACCGTTTTTTTTTGGAAATACAGGGATCGGGCAGGGTGGCGCTTCCCCATGGGGAGATTATGCGTCTGCACTATGCCGGCGTCAATGGGCGAAAATACAGTGCCGTGGGAAAATATCTCATTGATCAAAATGAGGTGCCAAAGGAAAAGATGTCCATGCAGGCGATCCGGAAATGGCTCACCACCCACCCGGATCGCATGGACGAGGTGCTTTTTACCAACGAAAGCTTTGTGTTTTTTAAGGAAGGGGAGGGCGGTCCATTTGGCTGTATCAATGTCGCCGTAACGCCTGTGCGCTCCATTGCCACGGATACCAAGCTTTTTCCCAAAGGGGGGCTTGCCTTCATCCAGACGGCACTTCCGGCTGCTGTCGGCCAGCCAAAAGAGGCATGGCCCAGAGCGTCGTTATTCGTGCTTAACCAGGATACCGGTGGGGCCATCAAAGGACCAGGCCGGGTAGACCTGTTCTGCGGTGCCGGTGACTGGGCGGATTACACAGCCGGGCACATGGTGGCCCGGGGCCAACTCTATTTTTTGGTACTCACCCAGCAAAATTGA
- the moaC gene encoding cyclic pyranopterin monophosphate synthase MoaC, with product MNEFTHVDGQGRVRMVDVGQKSPTKRVAVAKGTVFMSMETLAAIVDEKVKKGNVLETARIAGVMAAKQTWSLIPMCHPLNITHARVDFEGDKENSCIHIEAEVSLTEKTGVEMEAMTAVSVAALTIYDMCKAYDKGMKISNIHLAFKSGGKSGTYTAPEAAL from the coding sequence GTGAACGAATTTACCCATGTTGACGGCCAAGGCCGTGTCAGGATGGTGGATGTGGGGCAAAAGTCACCCACAAAACGGGTTGCCGTGGCAAAGGGGACTGTTTTCATGTCCATGGAGACGTTGGCAGCCATTGTTGATGAAAAAGTTAAAAAAGGAAATGTGCTGGAAACGGCACGCATTGCGGGAGTCATGGCGGCCAAGCAGACCTGGTCCCTGATCCCCATGTGCCATCCGCTGAACATCACCCATGCCCGGGTGGATTTTGAAGGAGATAAGGAAAACAGCTGTATTCATATCGAGGCCGAAGTGTCGCTGACCGAAAAGACCGGGGTGGAGATGGAAGCCATGACAGCCGTCAGTGTTGCGGCCCTGACCATTTATGATATGTGCAAAGCCTATGACAAGGGCATGAAAATTTCCAATATTCATCTGGCCTTTAAATCCGGCGGAAAAAGCGGTACATACACAGCGCCTGAAGCCGCCTTGTGA
- the pyrR gene encoding bifunctional pyr operon transcriptional regulator/uracil phosphoribosyltransferase PyrR: MTKKKSILNDQDYKRIITRIAYEIIEKHKGVKNLALVGIQTRGDFLAKRLAEQIANIEGTTLPVGSMDINMYRDDWTKISHQPSVRPSNIPFSVDDKEIILVDDVLFTGRTVRAAMEALMDFGRPARIELAILVDRGHRELPIQADYQGIFADTEPDDMIHVHVLEHDLEDRVYRELP, translated from the coding sequence ATGACAAAAAAAAAGAGCATTCTCAATGATCAGGATTACAAACGGATCATCACCCGCATTGCCTACGAAATCATTGAAAAACATAAAGGTGTAAAAAATTTGGCCCTGGTAGGGATTCAAACCCGGGGGGATTTTCTTGCAAAACGCCTGGCAGAACAGATAGCAAACATTGAGGGTACAACACTGCCTGTGGGGTCCATGGACATCAACATGTACCGGGACGATTGGACCAAAATCAGCCACCAACCCTCGGTAAGACCATCGAACATTCCCTTTTCCGTGGATGATAAAGAAATCATTCTAGTGGATGACGTACTGTTCACCGGGAGGACTGTCCGGGCGGCCATGGAGGCATTAATGGATTTTGGCAGACCCGCCCGCATTGAGCTTGCTATCCTGGTAGACCGAGGCCACAGAGAACTGCCCATCCAAGCGGATTACCAAGGTATTTTTGCAGACACGGAGCCGGACGACATGATCCATGTCCATGTCCTTGAACATGATCTGGAAGACCGCGTTTACAGGGAACTGCCGTAG
- a CDS encoding DNA recombination protein RmuC, producing the protein MTELTHMSMSTDNLAFLGAGFVIGLLTALILVKLVMHFFSGRFKALSDKALYENSRQFMDMAQSHFNGYVQQAHQDFKVKEEAFTRAVDPVHRMLDRYEQRLGTMEKDRSQAFGAISQYLSDMAKTQHQLAKETDNLVKALRVPHVRGRWGEVTLKRAVELAGMVDHCDFIEQSVQTSGKGTLRPDMVVQLPGNRQVVVDAKVPLMAYLDALETTDEQRQKERLDDHARQVMAHILQLGSKNYSAAFSPSPEFVVLFIPGENFFSAALAARPDLIEKGVAHGVILATPTTLIALLKTVAYVWMQQAGYENARAIRELGKELFERLSTMAGHMNRLGKDIGRTVATFNRTVGAMEKRVLVSARKFENLGVSSAGLSVCEPVPEAAAVLKRMTETCSEDEINE; encoded by the coding sequence GTGACCGAACTTACCCACATGAGTATGAGCACGGACAATTTGGCATTTTTGGGTGCCGGGTTTGTCATTGGCCTGTTGACCGCCCTGATTCTTGTTAAACTGGTCATGCATTTTTTTTCAGGCCGGTTCAAGGCGTTGTCCGATAAGGCGCTGTATGAAAATTCCCGGCAGTTCATGGACATGGCCCAGTCCCATTTCAATGGGTATGTTCAGCAAGCCCATCAGGATTTCAAGGTCAAAGAGGAGGCCTTCACCCGGGCCGTTGATCCGGTGCATCGCATGCTGGACCGGTATGAACAGCGGCTTGGGACCATGGAAAAAGATAGAAGTCAGGCCTTTGGTGCCATCAGCCAGTATTTGTCGGATATGGCAAAAACCCAGCACCAGCTTGCCAAAGAAACGGATAATTTGGTCAAGGCCCTGCGGGTACCCCATGTCCGGGGCAGATGGGGGGAAGTCACATTGAAACGGGCCGTGGAACTGGCCGGTATGGTTGACCATTGCGATTTTATTGAGCAATCTGTGCAGACATCCGGCAAAGGGACGCTTCGGCCGGATATGGTGGTGCAACTGCCCGGTAACCGCCAGGTGGTGGTGGATGCCAAAGTGCCGCTCATGGCGTATCTGGATGCCCTGGAAACAACAGATGAGCAGCGGCAGAAAGAACGGCTTGATGATCATGCCCGCCAGGTCATGGCTCATATTCTCCAGTTGGGATCAAAAAATTATTCAGCCGCCTTTAGCCCAAGTCCTGAGTTCGTGGTCCTGTTTATTCCCGGGGAAAATTTTTTCTCGGCCGCCCTGGCCGCCCGGCCTGATCTCATTGAAAAGGGCGTGGCCCATGGCGTGATTCTGGCTACGCCCACCACCTTGATCGCCCTGCTTAAAACCGTGGCCTATGTGTGGATGCAACAGGCCGGTTATGAAAATGCCCGGGCGATTCGGGAGTTGGGTAAGGAACTTTTTGAACGGCTGTCGACTATGGCCGGCCACATGAATCGGCTGGGAAAAGATATTGGCCGCACCGTCGCAACGTTTAACCGCACCGTGGGCGCCATGGAGAAAAGGGTGCTGGTTTCGGCCCGGAAATTTGAAAACTTAGGCGTTTCCAGCGCCGGTCTGTCTGTGTGTGAACCTGTACCTGAAGCTGCCGCCGTTCTTAAACGGATGACTGAGACGTGTTCGGAAGATGAGATAAATGAATAG
- a CDS encoding molybdenum cofactor biosynthesis protein MoaE has product MDLPAMINEMKNHPDFSKAGMVLYHNGVVRDSSRDGRAVTGLTISVNQEKLNEILDQTRAMPGIVEVLVQINSDVPLMVGDDVMFLAVAGDIREHVIDALTSALNRIKTEATAKTQVFA; this is encoded by the coding sequence ATGGATTTGCCTGCAATGATAAACGAGATGAAAAACCACCCCGATTTTTCCAAAGCCGGGATGGTGCTTTACCATAACGGGGTAGTCCGGGACAGTTCCCGGGACGGCAGGGCTGTCACAGGTCTGACCATAAGCGTAAACCAGGAAAAATTGAATGAGATTTTAGACCAGACCCGGGCCATGCCCGGTATTGTGGAAGTGTTGGTGCAGATTAATTCGGATGTACCGCTGATGGTGGGCGATGATGTCATGTTTCTGGCTGTGGCAGGCGATATCCGGGAACATGTGATTGATGCCTTAACCTCTGCCCTGAACAGGATAAAAACAGAAGCCACGGCCAAAACCCAGGTATTTGCCTGA
- a CDS encoding methyl-accepting chemotaxis protein, producing the protein MRKMTLKTKLIIGGVVAAILPLIVVGIFAIFESSTALVSLAEGQAELTAKNLATMVNLSMEQEVEKAEAMASESFIQEIAKKSGNDETLASVEKYLAAVYERIGEKYVFFFVTDSSGQVIADSDHGKYRQQNMNLADRKYFQAAKSGKSIVSDPVISKASGLHIFVIAVPLKDSSGAFAGILGVSVKLSYLSDEFISIKMGKTGYPFMVGNDGVFIAHPVKDYIFKLNVSKLEGMEEIARRSLGGESGVEKYRFKGIDKIAGFAHVAATGWSLMVTQNESEFLAPVVSIRNMVLAAGVVFLVLTVVAVLWFVKGIMALLGHDPAEIANVANQIAQGDLTYQFPTTGKALTGVYANMQKMTDNLKNMFMDISQGVQTLTASATELSAVSEQVKSGAEQSSQKANNVSSAAEEMATAMNSVAAATEQASANLQMIVAASEEMTATINEISSNTAKGSHTTTQAVEKAEHISQRVDALGRAATEISKVTETISDISEQTNLLALNATIEAARAGEAGKGFAVVAGEIKELAKQTAHATDEIGERIGEVQSTTTESVSAIKEIVAIIDDINSIVTSVATAIEEQSATTQEISNNVSQAAIGVQEANENVNQTSTVAGEVTEDVHQVSQSADDITAGSAQINDSALELSKLSESLNEMVSRFKL; encoded by the coding sequence ATGAGAAAAATGACATTAAAAACAAAATTAATCATTGGTGGTGTGGTAGCGGCGATTCTTCCATTGATCGTCGTTGGGATATTTGCAATATTTGAATCTTCTACTGCATTGGTCAGTCTTGCCGAGGGACAGGCAGAGCTCACTGCGAAAAATCTTGCAACCATGGTGAACCTTTCCATGGAACAGGAAGTTGAGAAGGCCGAGGCCATGGCATCGGAGTCCTTTATCCAGGAAATTGCCAAAAAATCTGGAAACGACGAAACCTTGGCTTCTGTAGAGAAGTATTTGGCTGCGGTTTATGAAAGGATCGGAGAAAAATATGTGTTCTTTTTTGTCACCGATTCCTCTGGTCAGGTTATTGCCGACAGTGATCACGGCAAATACAGGCAACAAAATATGAACCTGGCGGACAGGAAATATTTTCAGGCTGCTAAATCGGGCAAAAGTATTGTCAGTGACCCTGTTATTTCCAAGGCAAGTGGGCTGCACATCTTTGTGATTGCCGTTCCTTTGAAGGATAGCTCCGGTGCATTTGCCGGTATCCTGGGCGTGTCTGTCAAACTTTCATATTTGTCTGATGAATTTATCAGTATAAAGATGGGAAAAACCGGCTATCCGTTTATGGTGGGGAATGACGGCGTATTTATCGCCCATCCTGTAAAAGATTATATATTCAAGCTCAATGTGTCCAAACTTGAAGGGATGGAGGAGATTGCCAGAAGATCATTAGGCGGGGAATCAGGCGTTGAAAAATATCGTTTTAAAGGGATCGATAAGATTGCCGGTTTCGCCCATGTGGCTGCCACCGGCTGGAGCCTTATGGTCACCCAGAATGAATCGGAGTTTTTAGCGCCTGTGGTTTCCATCCGGAATATGGTTCTTGCCGCCGGCGTCGTCTTCCTGGTTCTGACGGTCGTGGCCGTGCTGTGGTTTGTCAAAGGTATCATGGCGCTGTTGGGCCATGACCCGGCTGAAATTGCCAATGTGGCCAATCAGATTGCCCAAGGCGATTTGACCTATCAATTTCCAACCACCGGAAAAGCGCTTACCGGGGTGTACGCAAATATGCAGAAGATGACAGATAATTTAAAAAATATGTTTATGGACATTTCCCAGGGCGTTCAGACATTGACCGCTTCTGCCACGGAATTGTCGGCTGTGTCCGAGCAGGTGAAATCCGGGGCGGAACAGTCATCCCAAAAAGCCAATAATGTTTCCTCTGCTGCAGAAGAGATGGCAACGGCAATGAACAGTGTGGCTGCCGCCACAGAACAGGCCAGTGCCAATCTGCAGATGATCGTTGCCGCTTCAGAAGAGATGACTGCGACGATCAACGAGATTTCATCAAATACCGCCAAGGGAAGCCATACAACGACCCAGGCTGTTGAAAAAGCGGAACATATTTCCCAGAGAGTGGATGCGTTGGGCAGGGCAGCTACTGAGATCAGCAAAGTGACTGAAACCATTTCCGATATTTCCGAGCAGACAAACCTTCTGGCGCTGAATGCGACCATAGAGGCTGCAAGGGCCGGTGAGGCCGGCAAGGGCTTTGCGGTGGTGGCCGGTGAAATCAAGGAACTTGCAAAACAGACGGCCCATGCCACTGACGAAATTGGCGAGAGAATAGGTGAAGTACAGTCAACAACCACGGAATCCGTTAGTGCAATAAAAGAAATCGTTGCGATTATAGACGATATAAACTCTATTGTTACGTCGGTTGCTACGGCCATTGAAGAGCAGTCTGCCACAACCCAGGAAATTTCAAATAATGTCAGCCAGGCCGCTATCGGTGTGCAGGAAGCCAATGAAAACGTCAACCAGACGTCCACTGTAGCTGGAGAGGTCACCGAAGATGTCCACCAGGTGAGCCAGTCTGCTGACGATATCACGGCCGG
- a CDS encoding cytoplasmic protein, translated as MKKKDTHQFIQEYRGLAAFGMDRTTDEETIMFYLQKFSEDTFMKALLPRLSDQELEDIYNWINTYLKKHISEDEYHSLFLKDR; from the coding sequence ATGAAAAAAAAAGACACCCATCAATTTATCCAGGAATATAGAGGCCTTGCAGCCTTTGGCATGGACAGGACAACTGATGAGGAAACCATCATGTTCTATTTGCAGAAATTCAGTGAAGACACCTTTATGAAAGCCCTTTTGCCAAGGCTTTCCGACCAGGAATTAGAGGATATTTATAACTGGATCAACACATACCTGAAAAAACATATCTCAGAAGATGAGTATCACAGTCTGTTTTTAAAAGACCGTTAA
- a CDS encoding molybdenum cofactor guanylyltransferase: MEKIDCTGVILAGGCNRRFPGTNKAFHTVGDNTMLDKVYTLFSRMFKEVILVVNEPALFLDIDSLIVTDIDPSQCSLSGLHAGLFHAEFDWSYVSACDVPFISEKVIRYLLGQRRPGKQVIIPRTWEGLEPLSALYHKSCLPRIETNLAKKVFMVKKFFKPERVKQIPPQTLETLDPDLRFKFNVNSPADLETARGMAQVPDSEHGRGQREDI; encoded by the coding sequence TTGGAAAAAATAGACTGTACGGGGGTGATCCTGGCCGGCGGCTGCAACCGCCGATTCCCCGGCACAAACAAAGCATTTCACACGGTTGGGGACAATACCATGCTGGATAAGGTTTATACCCTGTTCTCCAGGATGTTTAAAGAAGTGATTCTGGTCGTTAATGAGCCGGCACTTTTTTTGGATATAGACAGTCTGATTGTAACGGATATTGACCCATCCCAATGCTCTTTGTCCGGGCTTCATGCCGGTTTATTTCATGCCGAATTTGACTGGAGCTATGTATCGGCCTGTGACGTTCCGTTTATCAGTGAGAAGGTCATCCGATATCTTCTTGGGCAAAGGCGCCCGGGCAAGCAAGTTATCATACCCAGAACCTGGGAGGGTCTGGAACCGCTTTCTGCCCTGTATCATAAATCCTGTCTGCCAAGAATTGAGACCAATCTTGCAAAAAAAGTATTTATGGTTAAAAAATTTTTTAAACCTGAACGGGTCAAGCAGATTCCGCCCCAAACCCTTGAAACCCTGGACCCTGATCTGCGTTTTAAGTTTAATGTGAACTCGCCTGCAGACCTTGAAACAGCCAGGGGGATGGCACAGGTACCGGATTCGGAACATGGACGGGGGCAAAGAGAAGATATATAA